A DNA window from Gigantopelta aegis isolate Gae_Host chromosome 4, Gae_host_genome, whole genome shotgun sequence contains the following coding sequences:
- the LOC121370744 gene encoding uncharacterized protein LOC121370744 has translation MKLFVLLLIFTCVAWQQSDALWSKRRGRWWQFRGHAVNFRGPVGLLGRDIGKQVDTDDDGYLDETELEKYFGQRDVLDFVAALDQDGDGLLSIDEFNNKQ, from the exons ATGAAGCTGTTTGTACTTCTGTTGATATTCACCTGTGTTGCCTGGCAACAGTCTGACGCTCTCTGGTCCAAACGCCGAGGGCGATGGTGGCAATTCCGCGGGCATGCAGTTAACTTTCGAGGTCCCGTTGGGCTTTTAG GTAGAGATATTGGGAAACAAGTCGACACAGATGACGATGGATATCTGGACGAGACTGAGTTAGAGAAATACTTCGGCCAGCGAGACGTTCTCGACTTCGTGGCAGCTTTAGATCAGGACG GTGATGGTCTACTCTCTATTGATGAATTCAATAATAAGCAGTAA